The DNA window GCGCGGCAGATTGACTACGTCGAGGAACTCGAGGGTGATGACGTCGAGCGACTTCTGCTCGATGCTGGCCCGGGTGCGCGGGCGATCGTGATCGGCTGGAAGAACCAGCACCAGTCCCACGCCTACAATGCCGTGAACTTCGACGGCGACGTGTACTGGGTGGACGGGCAGAAGAACATCGTGGCGGAGCACGATCCACATAGTTTCAAGACCTTCGACATCTACCGGACCGGGTGAGGGTGGATCAGTGCTTAGTAGGCAGGAAGCCATTCGGATTGCGGAGACGCATTTGCGGAACGCGCGGTCCAAGCCGTATCCCGAGGGCGAGGAGCGGGTCGTCGACGATGAGTGGACGATTGAGCGCGACTATGGGTGGCTCTTCGTCTACAACACGGCTGAGTATGTCCGGACGAGAAGTCGGCGCCACCGGTTGATTGGGAATGGGCCGCTGCTGGTCCGGCGTGATGATGGGTCGGTCATCGAGTTCTCCTCGGCCTACGACGGTGAGGAAGCGTTGGCCGAGTATGAGGCCAGTCCGGAGAAGTTTCCCCCGTCACGCGAGTCTGAGCACGCGGGTGGTGAGGTGGGTGACCCAGCCGAGTAGGGGTTGCCGCGGTCGGGACGCGCGTACCGAGTGCGCTAGGTGGTCGTGGCTGGCTTCGCGTACGAGGGCTTCGTAGCGGGCGGTGTTGTCGAGGTACTGGTACATGGTCGCTTCCTCTCGTTCGTTCGGTTCACCCCACCGACGAACGAGGCAGCCGCGATACGACATCCCGCCGAAAGAATCTTCAGGTCAGCTGGACCTCCACCAGGCCGGCCCCCGCGGACACCACTTGAAGGCCGTTGCGCAGCGACACCTCTCCGGCGGAGGCGACCACCGTGCGGTCGGTCGCGAAGGCCGCCACCAAGCCGCCCGGGCTCGGGCGGAACGACATCGAGTCCGGACCGAACGACGCCAGCTCCGCCGTCGCGTACGCCAGATGCCCGCCAGGCACCTGCAAGCCGACCGGCAGCATCACCGCACCCCGCCCCGGTAGCGAGACGCGCGCCCCCTCCAACAACGGCGCGCCGTCCTCGGTCAGCGAGAACTCGGCCGGGTACCCGTCCAGGTTCAGCGCGTGCACGAACCGTTCCCCGGCGTCGTTGGCAGTCGTCGTCACCACCAGCGACGAACGCGAGGCGTCGTGCCGCACCCGAGCCGGCGCGCCCAGCCGCTCCAAGGCCGAGCGGTACAGCGAGATGTCGCCCGGGTAGTCGCACGAGATCACCACGGCGCGACCCGCCCCGACCGTCAGGTCGAAGCCGCACCCGTCACCGGTCTGATAGTCGACCAGGAACGCGTCCGACGACGCGGCGAAGCCCTGCGCGTACCCGACCCGCCGCTCCGGCCGTGGCGCCGCCCAGCCAGCAGCGCAAACCGACACGAAGTACGCGTGCGAAGAGTGCATGAACGAACGAGGCACCAACCCCAACGCGTCGCGCAGCACCGTGCACGGCCGCCCCTCGAGGTCGAACGCCGGCACCTCCCCACACAGCAGCAAACGCCCACCCGCTTGGAGATACTCGACCAGCGCGACCTGCACCTCGCGCGACAGGTACGAGGCCGACCCAAAGGCCAACGTAGGAACGAGATCCGGCGTCAACGGCGCGTTGCGCGCGTACGACCGGTCAAGCGCGACCGACCCGAACCGATACCCACCCAACAGCATCGCCCGCGCCATCATCTGCCCCGGTCCGCCGAACCGATGCCGCGACAGGTTGTCCGAGATCTTCTTCGCCAGCGCGGAAGACGGATACACCGACTCCGTCATGAAGTAGTCCGGTACGAACGCCAACGCGACGTCGTCATGCTGCTCCGACATCGTCGCCAGCAACGGCTCCACCGCCTTCACCGCACCCACTACGGCGGCTGTCCGGGAGTACGACAGGTTCAGCTGCCCCTCCGGCCCCACCGGCGCGTGCACGCCGTGACGCTCACCCGTGAAGCCGATCCGGTCGTTCCCATCGCCCACCAGCGTAGGCAAGCGCGGATTGACGCCCCCCGTGAAGATGTAGTAGTTGATCAACCGGTTGCCCTGCGCGACGCACAGCCGCGTCTTCAGGTCGACCGTCGAAGGATCGTGCACCACCGACAGGTCGTTCCCGTAGTCGCCGTCGCCCGCCTCGAACTCCACCGAGGTCAGCGGCTGGTCGGCGTCGTTCACCGCATCCATGAACGCGTTGATCAGATACAGATCCGTCACGTTCCGCGGCGTGAGCTCGCCGAGGTAGTGGTCGGTTCCCGCCACGAGACCCGGGATGCCCCGATAAGTATCGACGAGTTGGCTGATGCCTATCGGGAACGTGTCCCCTCGCCCGTTGCTCGTGCCGTGCACGTTCACGATGAACGGGACTCCGGTCACTCCGGAAGTTTCGGCGAACGACCGCAAAGCGGCGATGTACCGGGCGAAACGATCGCGCTGGTAGTGCCCGAGGTCCTGCGTGAACGCGCCCACCCACTCCTCGCCCGGCGAACGGAGATGTGACCCAATCTCGGACAACGGAGCATCCATCGAGAACGGATACCGCGCAGCCAGAGCCTCGGCAGACCACCGTTTCCCCAACCAAGCAACGAAATCCGCCAACACGAAGTCGGTCAGGTCGGGCGAGTTCGTCACCCAGGACAACATCCCGACCTCGTTGTCCAGCTGCACGGCGATCACCGGACCGCCAGCGGGAGCCAGCCGCGACGCCAGCACCGGCATCACCGCCGCGTACCACCGCGCGCACTCCTCCAGATAGGCCGGCGCCAGGTAGTCCACGGTCCGGCTGGACACAGCCGACCCGTCCCAGGACACCGGAACGATCTCCGGGTGCTCCTCGTACACGCGATACGGCAGCCCCTCGTTCTTCAGCTCCGCCATGACGAACGGCCCCGGCCGCGCGAGAAAGCGCATTCCGCGCGAAGCGCACAGGTCGATGAACGCCCCGAGGTCGTTCTCTGGCCGACTTCGGCCAGATAGATCGAACGTTCCGTCGGGTAGTTCATGCACAAGCCAGGGGATATACGAAGCGACCGTGTCGCAACCGGCTGCCGCCAGTTTGTCGACCCGATCAGCCCATTCGTCTCGCGCAAGTCGGAAATAGTGGACTTCTCCCGCAAGCACGATCCGCGGGACACCGTCGATCACGAGCTGCTTGCGCCGGATGTCGATCAAGGCTTCACCTCTTGCAGTCAGGTTTCCGGCTGGTTACGATCCTGAAAACTCGTTCTGCAAACGTTTACCGCACGCTTTACAGCAACCCTCCCAGAGCCGGGGCCAGATGAGCAAGCGCGGACCGACACTGCACCAGATCGCTGAGGACGCTGGCGTCTCGATCGCCACTGTGTCCAGGGTCGCGCGCGGTGTCGGCCAGGTCTCGGAGGAGACCAGGCGCAAGGTCCAAGAGGCGATCGAACGCCACAAGTTC is part of the Tenggerimyces flavus genome and encodes:
- a CDS encoding beta-galactosidase, with the translated sequence MIDGVPRIVLAGEVHYFRLARDEWADRVDKLAAAGCDTVASYIPWLVHELPDGTFDLSGRSRPENDLGAFIDLCASRGMRFLARPGPFVMAELKNEGLPYRVYEEHPEIVPVSWDGSAVSSRTVDYLAPAYLEECARWYAAVMPVLASRLAPAGGPVIAVQLDNEVGMLSWVTNSPDLTDFVLADFVAWLGKRWSAEALAARYPFSMDAPLSEIGSHLRSPGEEWVGAFTQDLGHYQRDRFARYIAALRSFAETSGVTGVPFIVNVHGTSNGRGDTFPIGISQLVDTYRGIPGLVAGTDHYLGELTPRNVTDLYLINAFMDAVNDADQPLTSVEFEAGDGDYGNDLSVVHDPSTVDLKTRLCVAQGNRLINYYIFTGGVNPRLPTLVGDGNDRIGFTGERHGVHAPVGPEGQLNLSYSRTAAVVGAVKAVEPLLATMSEQHDDVALAFVPDYFMTESVYPSSALAKKISDNLSRHRFGGPGQMMARAMLLGGYRFGSVALDRSYARNAPLTPDLVPTLAFGSASYLSREVQVALVEYLQAGGRLLLCGEVPAFDLEGRPCTVLRDALGLVPRSFMHSSHAYFVSVCAAGWAAPRPERRVGYAQGFAASSDAFLVDYQTGDGCGFDLTVGAGRAVVISCDYPGDISLYRSALERLGAPARVRHDASRSSLVVTTTANDAGERFVHALNLDGYPAEFSLTEDGAPLLEGARVSLPGRGAVMLPVGLQVPGGHLAYATAELASFGPDSMSFRPSPGGLVAAFATDRTVVASAGEVSLRNGLQVVSAGAGLVEVQLT
- a CDS encoding YrhB domain-containing protein; the encoded protein is MLSRQEAIRIAETHLRNARSKPYPEGEERVVDDEWTIERDYGWLFVYNTAEYVRTRSRRHRLIGNGPLLVRRDDGSVIEFSSAYDGEEALAEYEASPEKFPPSRESEHAGGEVGDPAE